The following coding sequences are from one Pseudodesulfovibrio sp. S3 window:
- a CDS encoding CoB--CoM heterodisulfide reductase iron-sulfur subunit A family protein, which yields MFWLEPQLYSGGVKRMSNNSILVVGGGFAGITAALEAAEIGYEVYIVETNPYIGGRVAQLNQYFPKLCPPSCGLEIQFQRIKNNPNVKVITMADVASVSGSAGNYDVKITQRPRFVNEKCTACGECEKATSKKVESEFDFGTGSRSLAYKTHPFMFPMRYVVDAQNASESELAAIKDACPYDAVNLDDAPKTIDLAVGAIVVATGWKPYDIKKLTNLGGGTLKNVVTNMQFERLCAPNGPTNGKIQRPSDGAEPKKIAFVQCAGSRDQNHLNYCSYICCMASLKHVRYIRERSDASATIYYIDLRTPGRYDKFKSITETDDKLSLVKGKVADIVEDANGNPILTVENALTGIKTDEKYDMVVLATGMEPSIAGLQVPAGSIDADGFVIDGEGIIAAGCAKQPLDVMKTAQSGTAAALKAIQTVVGR from the coding sequence ATTTTTTGGCTTGAGCCTCAACTTTATTCGGGAGGAGTTAAGAGAATGTCGAATAATAGTATTCTCGTTGTAGGCGGGGGGTTCGCAGGAATCACCGCCGCCCTCGAAGCTGCCGAAATCGGCTACGAGGTGTACATCGTTGAAACCAATCCCTACATCGGGGGTCGGGTTGCACAGCTGAATCAGTATTTCCCCAAGCTGTGCCCTCCGTCCTGTGGTTTGGAGATTCAGTTCCAGCGCATCAAAAACAACCCTAACGTCAAGGTCATCACCATGGCCGATGTAGCGTCCGTTTCCGGTTCCGCCGGCAACTACGACGTGAAGATCACGCAGCGTCCCCGCTTCGTGAACGAAAAATGTACAGCCTGCGGCGAGTGTGAGAAAGCCACGTCCAAGAAAGTCGAATCCGAATTCGATTTTGGCACCGGCTCACGCAGCCTGGCGTACAAGACCCATCCTTTCATGTTTCCCATGCGCTACGTTGTCGACGCCCAGAACGCATCCGAATCAGAGTTGGCCGCCATCAAGGACGCCTGCCCGTACGATGCCGTGAACCTGGACGATGCTCCCAAGACCATCGACTTGGCCGTGGGCGCCATTGTCGTGGCCACCGGATGGAAGCCGTACGACATCAAAAAGCTGACCAATCTTGGCGGCGGCACGTTGAAAAACGTGGTCACCAATATGCAGTTTGAGCGTTTGTGTGCGCCGAACGGTCCCACCAACGGCAAAATCCAGCGGCCTTCCGACGGCGCAGAGCCCAAGAAGATCGCCTTTGTCCAGTGTGCCGGTTCCCGTGATCAGAATCATTTGAACTACTGCTCCTACATCTGCTGCATGGCATCACTCAAGCATGTCCGCTACATCCGGGAACGTTCCGACGCCAGCGCCACGATCTACTATATTGATCTGCGCACCCCCGGTCGTTATGACAAGTTCAAGTCCATCACCGAGACTGACGACAAACTCAGCCTGGTCAAGGGTAAGGTCGCAGACATCGTCGAGGACGCAAATGGCAACCCGATTCTCACTGTCGAAAATGCGCTCACCGGTATCAAAACCGACGAGAAGTACGACATGGTCGTTCTGGCCACCGGCATGGAGCCCAGCATCGCTGGTCTTCAGGTTCCGGCCGGCTCCATCGACGCTGACGGTTTTGTCATTGACGGCGAAGGCATCATCGCTGCCGGTTGCGCCAAGCAGCCCCTTGACGTCATGAAGACCGCCCAGTCCGGCACTGCTGCCGCGCTGAAGGCGATTCAAACCGTGGTAGGGAGGTAA
- a CDS encoding hydrogenase iron-sulfur subunit — translation MAEKLGVYICGGCDIGANIDVDALAAFTASGKHSASVAVAKSNPVLCSPEGKAMIEADIAENGLDGVVCCACSPRAKWDVFKFGDKVQVERVSLREQCVWSYQEDPQFPGQMEVIAKDYCNMGIIKLINSRIPTPELPNVFKTIMVVGGGYTGLNAALNAASLGYSVVLVEKDEKLGGKAADMYKSFPLGAPYSDREQLIDVADLISKVEANDKIKVVTGSTVEALAGAPAQYKATVGGAEYEIGAVVMASGWVPGNAKFLAPLGYGSIKNVVTTAELEKMAANGGIKTAEGKTPSSVAFIVDTSLLMKGVEYGACGEACDAPEDLPCDDTKEGADEECEVFTYEDKESAKHLAYSSELTSLIALKQANYVRELAPDAVAYVIYDHMMVPGINEKYYQAAQDDPGVMLTKGTVTEVSQAGSAVVIKAKNTLLGADVELVADMVVVPTAIVPTTASDPVMNFVYRQGPAFPDLELFDGFADSNYICFPYETRRTGVYAAGCVRQPMGLGLAAEDAAGATLKAIQCIESANRGMSVHPRSGDLSFPEFNFMRCTQCKRCTEECPFGALDDDEKGTPLPNPTRCRRCGTCMGACPERVISFSNYGINQIGQAIKEVKVPDTLEAGGPRIIVLVCENDAYPALDMAAMRGKSWSPYVRFLPVRCLGSVNAIWVADAMSKGVDGVMMLGCKFGDDYQCHFVKGSELCNRRKENIAESLGRLGVEPERVEQYEVSIDMYDQVPAMIDEFVDNIVTNFGPNPFKGY, via the coding sequence ATGGCTGAAAAGCTTGGAGTATATATCTGTGGCGGTTGCGACATCGGTGCCAACATCGATGTTGACGCGCTGGCAGCTTTCACTGCCAGCGGCAAACACTCCGCCAGTGTTGCCGTGGCCAAATCCAATCCGGTGCTTTGCAGCCCGGAAGGCAAGGCCATGATAGAGGCCGACATCGCTGAAAACGGACTGGACGGCGTGGTGTGCTGCGCCTGTTCCCCCCGCGCCAAGTGGGACGTGTTCAAGTTCGGCGACAAAGTCCAGGTGGAACGCGTGTCTCTGCGTGAGCAGTGCGTGTGGTCCTACCAGGAAGATCCCCAGTTCCCTGGTCAGATGGAAGTCATCGCCAAGGATTACTGCAACATGGGAATCATCAAACTGATCAACAGCAGGATCCCCACACCGGAACTGCCCAATGTCTTCAAGACAATAATGGTCGTGGGCGGCGGTTATACCGGCCTGAATGCGGCCCTGAACGCAGCCAGCCTCGGCTACTCCGTGGTCTTGGTCGAGAAGGACGAGAAACTTGGCGGCAAGGCTGCCGACATGTACAAGTCCTTCCCGCTGGGCGCTCCCTACAGTGACCGCGAACAGCTGATCGACGTGGCCGACCTGATTTCCAAGGTCGAGGCCAACGACAAGATCAAGGTCGTCACCGGATCTACGGTTGAGGCCCTGGCCGGTGCTCCGGCTCAGTACAAGGCGACTGTCGGTGGTGCCGAGTACGAGATCGGCGCCGTGGTCATGGCTTCCGGCTGGGTGCCGGGCAACGCCAAGTTCCTGGCTCCCCTGGGCTACGGTTCCATCAAGAACGTGGTTACCACTGCCGAGCTCGAGAAGATGGCTGCCAACGGCGGCATCAAGACCGCTGAAGGCAAGACCCCGTCTTCCGTGGCCTTCATCGTCGATACTTCCCTGCTCATGAAGGGCGTCGAGTACGGTGCCTGCGGCGAAGCCTGCGATGCCCCTGAAGACCTGCCCTGTGATGATACCAAGGAAGGCGCGGACGAGGAATGCGAAGTCTTCACGTACGAAGACAAGGAATCCGCCAAGCATCTGGCCTACAGCTCCGAGTTGACCTCCCTGATCGCTTTGAAGCAGGCCAACTACGTGCGCGAACTCGCACCCGACGCCGTGGCCTACGTGATCTACGATCACATGATGGTCCCCGGCATCAACGAGAAATACTATCAGGCAGCCCAGGATGATCCGGGCGTCATGCTGACCAAGGGCACGGTTACGGAAGTATCCCAGGCCGGTTCCGCCGTGGTCATCAAGGCCAAGAACACCCTGTTGGGTGCCGACGTCGAGCTGGTTGCCGACATGGTCGTCGTACCGACCGCCATTGTCCCGACCACCGCTTCCGACCCGGTCATGAACTTCGTCTACCGCCAGGGCCCGGCTTTCCCGGACCTTGAGCTGTTCGACGGGTTTGCCGATTCCAACTACATCTGCTTCCCCTACGAGACCCGCCGCACGGGCGTCTACGCCGCCGGTTGCGTGCGTCAGCCCATGGGCCTCGGTCTTGCCGCAGAGGATGCAGCCGGTGCCACGCTGAAAGCCATCCAGTGCATCGAATCCGCCAACCGGGGCATGTCCGTGCATCCCCGCTCCGGCGACCTGAGCTTCCCCGAGTTCAACTTCATGCGCTGCACCCAGTGCAAACGCTGCACCGAGGAATGCCCGTTCGGCGCCCTGGATGATGACGAGAAGGGTACGCCGCTTCCGAACCCCACCCGCTGCCGCCGTTGCGGTACCTGCATGGGTGCCTGTCCGGAACGCGTCATCTCCTTCTCCAACTACGGCATCAACCAGATCGGTCAGGCCATCAAGGAAGTCAAGGTTCCCGACACCCTGGAAGCAGGCGGTCCCCGCATCATCGTCCTGGTCTGCGAGAACGACGCCTACCCGGCCCTGGATATGGCTGCCATGCGCGGCAAGTCCTGGTCCCCGTATGTCCGCTTCCTGCCCGTCCGTTGTCTCGGTTCGGTCAACGCCATCTGGGTGGCTGACGCCATGTCCAAGGGTGTTGACGGCGTGATGATGCTCGGCTGCAAGTTCGGTGACGACTATCAGTGTCACTTCGTCAAGGGCTCGGAACTGTGCAACCGCCGCAAGGAAAACATTGCTGAGTCCCTCGGACGTCTCGGTGTCGAGCCTGAGCGTGTTGAGCAGTACGAGGTTTCTATCGACATGTACGATCAGGTTCCGGCCATGATCGACGAGTTTGTCGATAACATCGTCACAAACTTTGGCCCCAACCCGTTCAAGGGTTACTAG
- the qmoC gene encoding quinone-interacting membrane-bound oxidoreductase complex subunit QmoC, with protein sequence MSNTVKVQPDLKFVKELQAVGGDSLKKCYQCATCSVVCPLSPADNPYPRKEMVWAQWGLKDRLVNDIDIWLCHNCGTCSDLCPRGAKPGDLLSALRNMAYRNLAPLPIIGKLMSSSSGMLPLAAVPALLYGLIWVIMAGKLGSFLPRFEFVDHAWKPAADGIIAFGGLFPGDYTIDPVFILVFLFMLWGFFAGVRNMLKAFDAQPKTFIVGRKNEPCFISCLIDTVKYEILQHTQFLDCNDEDADELDIKRATGHRWLMFAFIALMIVTGVVAAGHWGGWALNFLGFHSLGNIVSAIGHTPMPFYHPIKLLALVGAGLGVYGLMALTKRRVNLDQAKQSSSWYDWYLITLIWTIFLTGIGALVFRVLDVAILAYPIYYVHLIAVFMMLAYLPWSKLGHLVYRTVALSYAKKIGRIPMGADK encoded by the coding sequence ATGTCTAATACCGTCAAGGTACAACCGGACCTTAAGTTCGTGAAAGAGTTGCAGGCCGTAGGCGGCGACTCCCTGAAAAAATGCTACCAGTGCGCCACATGCTCGGTCGTGTGTCCCCTGTCCCCGGCTGACAACCCGTACCCTCGCAAAGAGATGGTCTGGGCTCAGTGGGGCCTCAAGGATCGCCTGGTTAACGATATCGACATCTGGCTGTGCCACAACTGCGGCACCTGTTCCGACCTTTGCCCCCGTGGCGCCAAGCCGGGCGACCTTTTGTCCGCCCTGCGCAACATGGCCTACCGCAACCTGGCTCCGCTGCCGATCATCGGCAAGCTGATGTCCAGCTCCAGCGGGATGCTGCCCCTGGCCGCCGTTCCGGCGCTCCTCTACGGGCTCATCTGGGTCATCATGGCAGGCAAGCTCGGTTCCTTCCTGCCCAGGTTCGAGTTCGTGGATCACGCCTGGAAACCCGCTGCGGACGGCATCATTGCCTTTGGCGGCCTGTTCCCCGGCGACTATACCATCGACCCGGTCTTCATACTGGTGTTCCTGTTCATGCTGTGGGGCTTCTTTGCAGGCGTCCGCAACATGCTCAAGGCTTTTGATGCACAGCCCAAGACCTTCATCGTGGGCCGCAAGAATGAGCCCTGCTTCATCTCCTGCCTGATCGACACGGTCAAGTACGAGATCCTGCAGCACACCCAGTTCCTGGATTGCAACGACGAAGATGCCGACGAACTGGACATCAAACGCGCCACCGGCCACCGCTGGCTGATGTTTGCCTTTATCGCCCTGATGATCGTCACCGGCGTGGTCGCTGCCGGTCACTGGGGTGGCTGGGCCTTGAACTTCCTGGGCTTCCACAGCCTTGGAAACATTGTCTCCGCCATCGGTCACACCCCCATGCCGTTCTATCACCCGATCAAGCTTCTCGCCCTGGTTGGCGCGGGCCTGGGTGTCTACGGTCTCATGGCCCTGACCAAACGTCGTGTGAACCTGGATCAGGCCAAGCAGTCCTCCAGCTGGTATGACTGGTACCTGATCACCCTGATTTGGACCATCTTCCTGACCGGTATCGGCGCCTTGGTGTTCCGCGTTCTCGACGTGGCAATCCTGGCTTACCCGATCTACTACGTGCATCTGATCGCTGTGTTCATGATGCTCGCATACCTGCCGTGGTCCAAGCTGGGCCACCTGGTATACCGTACTGTGGCTCTGTCCTATGCCAAGAAGATTGGCCGCATCCCCATGGGCGCCGACAAATAG